Sequence from the Meles meles chromosome 10, mMelMel3.1 paternal haplotype, whole genome shotgun sequence genome:
TCCCTCCGAAGCTCCAGGCTCCTTCTGCCCTTGCTTTCCCCTTGCTCCTTTCAGTGTGGGACACAAGCCCTACTCACCTGGCTGACTCTTCCTAGGTCAGAAGCCAGTGTGACACAagccttctgttttcttcatcgAACTTCACACCCTGGGGCATGCTGTTTGTGCAGCTCTGTCTTAATATCTGAGTCCCCTGTTAGCTGTGTGCCGCTAGGGATGGGGACACTTTTTACTAGCTCAcctgtctgtctctcctctctggtCCAGGAGATACTCAGTGCTCAATGAAGATgtgtcagaggaagaaaagaaacagagtaaGGGGTAAAATGTAAACAATTCATGAGTGCCTCAGGGGCTTTGTTGTTTCATAAACcagtcctgaaaggaaagcaAACCAGTAGTCCTGAGTAAAGTGCAAACAGGGAATTTGCTAATTAAGCCCTGGTTTCATACTGAACCTATAACCAATATTCCAAgaaagtgaatctttttttttaagattttatttatttttttgacagagagaaagacagtgagagaaggaacacaagcagggggagtgggagagggagaagcaggcttcccagtgagtaggacctgggatcatgatctgagccgaaggtagatgcttaatgactgagccacccaggcaccccaagaaggtGCATCTTGATGAAAATATTTACTCAGCAGCCAGAGCTGGTCTCAGGGCTCACCATTCCCAGGCAGCAAGCTTGCCcacagctgcaaaccctgctgccaGACCAGAAGTTTCTTGAGGTGAAGCTCACATGCTAAGAGTCCTCGGCAGTGGTCCCTCGAGCACTGTTCATGCCTGGTAGTTTCTGGAAAGATCAGATGAATGGCACCTTCTACCCTGAGCTTCCTTGGTTTGCCCCCAGCCTCCCCACACGTACCTCTGTGGCACGTGGCTCTGGTGCTGCCAGTGATGGAAAGATCAGGGGAGCGGGAAGTGGGGAGGGTGTGGGCAGTGGACCCTGAGCATCTTTTTACTCTCAGAGCCCAAACTCAGCTTTCAGTAAACTTTAATGTCAATCATATCTTTTGACTAAATTTTATTCTGAGTATTAAAGTtctgaatttaaaattcttttttttaagattttatttatttatttgacagagagagatcacaagtaggcagagaggcaggtagagagagaggacgaagcaggctccccactgagcagagagcccgacgcagggctccatcccaggaccctgagatcatgacctgagccgaaggcagaggcttaacccaggcgcccctgaatttaaaattctatcatgtaatactatttttttttatctatctatctatctatttatttatttgggacggGGAGATTCcaagcagggatggggtgggcagaggaaaagagagagagaatcccaagcaggctccacatccactgcagagcccaacgtgggactccgTCCCACAATCCTGGgcttgtgacctgagcagaaatcaagagtcagacgcttaacgaactcatcacccaggtgcccccatctagTACTGTTTTAAATAACTACATCACATTCTATCATGAATAATTATACACTAATGTACTTTGATTAAATTTACGAGATTCACTAGTTACAGCAAATCACTTGGGACACTCTATTGAAAATACATCACTTAAATATTAATCTTAAATGTAGTAACGTCCGGTTATACCCTCCAGAGGAAGAGACGCGGGGAGTGGGTGAGCATTTGGTTGGAAGGTGTGCTGTTTATAATGACCCACGTTCACTCTGGTTCAGAGAGTCAGTTGTCCGGTCAGTTCTGTTTAAGTGTAGACCCCGGGCAGGTCCCTCTGCTGGGTGACCACAGGCAGGGATATCGCCACCTTCTCCATCTGGGAGGTGATTGTGTGGCTTGTCCTCTGCGGGAGGACTGGGACGCCCTGAGGTAGGGTGTCCCCCGCCCATCCCCCACCCGTGTCGATTTCAGCTTTCGCTGTCATGTACAGAGCTAATCTGGCCTCACTGACTGTCACCTGCCTCCCACAGGGGACAAGTGCCTGTCGGACATGCCCTATGACAGCAGCGCCAGCTAcgagaaagagaatgagatgaTGCAGACCCACGTGATGGACCAAGCCATCAACAACGCCATCAGCTACCTGGGGGCGGAGTCCCTGCGCCCGCTGGTGCAGACGCCCCCTGGCAGCTCGGAGGTGGTGCCGGTCATGAACCCCATGTACCAGCTCCACAAGCCCCACGCGGAGGGCCCCCCGCGGTCCAACCACTCGGCCCAGGACAGCGCCGTGGAGAACCTGCTGCTGCTCTCCAAGGCCAAGTCGGTGTCCTCCGAGCGGGAGGCATCCCCGAGCAACAGCTGCCAAGACTCGACAGACACGGAGAGCAATAACGAGGAGCAGCGAGGCCTCATCTACCTGACCAACCACATCAACCCGCACGCCCGCAACGGCCTGTCCATCAAGGAGGAGCACCCGGCCTACGACGTGCTGCGGGCGGCCTCCGAGAGCTCCCAGGACGCCTTCCGCGTGATCGGCACGAGTGGGGAGCCCATGAAGGTGTACAAGTGCGAACCCTGCCGGGTGCTCTTCCTGGACCACGTCATGTACACCATCCACATGGGCTGCCACGGCTTCCGCGACCCTTTCGAGTGCAACATGTGCGGCTACCACAGCCAGGACCGGTACGAGTTCTCGTCCCACATCACGCGGGGCGAGCACCGCTTCCACATGAGCTAAGCCCCGCCGAGAGAGGCACGCGGGGCGCAggccctcccctcctgccagcaGCCCGGACTGGACCGGAACCTTGTGCTTTGATTTCTAGGTGGTTTTTCGTTTcgtttagtattttttttttaaagtcggTTGGTTGGCTGGGGTTTGATTTCCTTTGGAAGCGAGATTTTTATTGTTGGAGACAAGGTTACATATGGACCCACCCACCCCCGGCCCCCAAACTGCTATGTTACTAGATGTGCTCATAGACTATTAGCCGAAacccccctccctgcttcctAGAATTCCCCTCCTCCAAAGAGTTGCTCATTTTTAGAGAATGTTTGGTAAAAATAGGTCAGGGCCTGGGAAGGAATGAGCTGTGTTGAGCATCCCCTGCACCCCATGTGGCTGCCGAGGCCCCAGATGCAGTGAGCACAGCCCTTGGTCCTCAGCCTGTCAGGTGCTCCCCCGCTACCCCGACACAGCAGGGCCAAGAAACCCAAGCTGAGCGTCTGACCGTGTGTGCATCTAGGTCTAGAAGCCTGCAGTTTGTAAAAGATGTGATTGTAAGTCACAGCCTGAACAGAAAGTACATTGTTGGAGCAATGCTGGACTCCCCAGGCAAAGGGCACTAGGAGGGGTCGGAGGACCTGGTGGTCTCCGTCTCAGTTTCCAAACTGCTGTAGCATTGCTCAGCCTTCTCCGGCTTTCCGGCAGGTGGAAGGAACCCCAACTCCACACTCCCGGAGGTACATCTGGAGATCTCCGCCCTCTGCCTTCTCACATCTGTGCCTCTCATACCCAGAGTCCGACACCGCAGTTTCAACATCCATCCTGAAGTGCTGACCTTAATTCCTTTGAACCTCTCAAGTGGTAACATTCCTCAGAAACCAAGGCTTTATTCCAAATTCCacactccttccttccctggctgaTTCCACCAACAGccagaagtctgtttctcctccaagGCCCAACCTAGACCCCATTTCAACAATGTCACTGGTTTGTTTGTTGGTATATTTCTTTCCCTGCCCTCACGCTATATTATTCTTGTCCTAAAATCCATAAAAGAAGCATGCAATATGATCAGTCACTTTCAGAGCAAGGAACTGTGACAAGCAAAGCCCAGGAGATGTGGCTAACATGCTGAACCTACTTGTTAGAAACTAAACTTTGCAACAGTCTGAAACTCCCCTGTAAGGACAGAGCAGCCCCTATGTGCCCACCCATAAATAGGACCATCTTTTATCACCCAGGGCTTGAAAGGTGCAGAGCGACCAGGAAACCAACGAACGAGGTCTGACGGGAAAGAGGCAGGTTGTTCTGGAATTAGAACCTTCCTGACCCATGTTGCCAGGAGCCCCGCTGAGGTGTTTGGCGATTCCAGTCCCCACTGGAAGGGGTAGCCCTCAAGGTTAATCCTATCATTAAAGATAATTACCCCAACCACCTAGGCAAGTAAGAGCATACAATTTCCGATGTTCACATGTCTttgccaaaactgaaccaaggtgaatgtgaaaaaaaaaaaaaaagaattgtctatAAGCACCCCTGCATGTAATCTAAATCTGGGTTTCTTAGTCACAGTGCCCTTGACATTTGGGGATGGATCATTGTTTGGGATGGGGGAACCCCCTGTGCCTTGCACAATATTTAGCATCAATCCAGGTCACTACCCAACAGATACCAGTAGCAATCAAAATCTCCCCAGATGTTGACGAATGTCCCATGGGCAAGCAAGTCATCCCGAGTTGAGAACCCCTGCTCCACTTAAACCAGTCGAGGGTCTGGGAACCCTTCCCAAGAGCAAGGGTACTAGAAGAATTGTCCCCGCTGGGGGTCTAGCTCCTGACCTGTGTTCCTTAGTACTCACTGCGAATCCTATAAATGAAATAGTCCCTCTCATTCCTCAGAAACAAATCTCATGTGCGTTGGAGTTCTCTTGAAAGGACGGAGCCCACACATG
This genomic interval carries:
- the IKZF1 gene encoding DNA-binding protein Ikaros isoform X4, encoding MDTDEGQDMSRVSGKESPPVSDTPDDGDEPMPVPEDLSTTSGGQQSSKNERGVGERPFQCNQCGASFTQKGNLLRHIKLHSGEKPFKCHLCNYACRRRDALTGHLRTHSVGKPHKCGYCGRSYKQRSSLEEHKERCHNYLQSMGLPGTLYPVIKEEANHSENAEDLCKIGSERSLVLDRLASNVAKRKSSMPQKFVGDKCLSDMPYDSSASYEKENEMMQTHVMDQAINNAISYLGAESLRPLVQTPPGSSEVVPVMNPMYQLHKPHAEGPPRSNHSAQDSAVENLLLLSKAKSVSSEREASPSNSCQDSTDTESNNEEQRGLIYLTNHINPHARNGLSIKEEHPAYDVLRAASESSQDAFRVIGTSGEPMKVYKCEPCRVLFLDHVMYTIHMGCHGFRDPFECNMCGYHSQDRYEFSSHITRGEHRFHMS
- the IKZF1 gene encoding DNA-binding protein Ikaros isoform X5 — protein: MDTDEGQDMSRVSGKESPPVSDTPDDGDEPMPVPEDLSTTSGGQQSSKNERGVGERPFQCNQCGASFTQKGNLLRHIKLHSGEKPFKCHLCNYACRRRDALTGHLRTHSVGKPHKCGYCGRSYKQRSSLEEHKERCHNYLQSMGLPGTLYPVIKEEANHSENAEDLCKIGSERSLVLDRLASNVAKRDKCLSDMPYDSSASYEKENEMMQTHVMDQAINNAISYLGAESLRPLVQTPPGSSEVVPVMNPMYQLHKPHAEGPPRSNHSAQDSAVENLLLLSKAKSVSSEREASPSNSCQDSTDTESNNEEQRGLIYLTNHINPHARNGLSIKEEHPAYDVLRAASESSQDAFRVIGTSGEPMKVYKCEPCRVLFLDHVMYTIHMGCHGFRDPFECNMCGYHSQDRYEFSSHITRGEHRFHMS